A region of the Geomonas subterranea genome:
GCTGGAGAAATCCTTGCCGATGAAGAGGGACTGGCCGGGGGCGGAAGCGAGCAGGATCCCCTTGGGGGAATAGAACCCGGTACCGTCACTGAAGACCTGGTGCAGGTCGAGGCGGGAGTCGAGAAAGTGCTGCAGGCGCTGTGGATCGGCCGCGAGGGAGGGGGGGATGCTCAAAGCCACCGCGACCAGTTCCCGCTGCGCCGAGGCGATGCGGTCGTCCAGGTCCGAGGCCATGGCGCTGACCACAGAATACTGGCGGCTGGCGATGCTGGCCTTGAACTCCTTGATGAAGAACATGAGACCGAGTCCGGCGACTCCGGTGCTCACTATTCCGATCACGAGAAAGACCACCAGCGCCAGTTTTATTTTCAGGCTGAACCTGGGCATCGCTTGTCGGTGTTAGTCGTTGTGGGTGGCGTAGATGGTCTCGAAATCGGTGGCCACCGCCTGGAATGCCTCCAAAACCCGTGGGTCGAAATGATGGGGCATGGTCCTGCCATCCCCCTTGGTGATGATCTCCAGGGTCCTCTCATGATCCAGCGCGGGTTTGTAGACCCGCTTGCTTCTCAGGGCGTCGTACTGGTCCACCAGCATGACGATGCGCCCTTCCATGGGGTCGCCTCCCCCACCAGCCCTCGAGGGTATCCGCCGCCGTCCCAGCGCTCATGATGCGTGTTGGCGATGGACGCCGCCATCTGCAGCACCAGGTGGTTGGAACCGGCGAGGATCTTCCCCCCGATGGTGGTGTGGCTCTTCATGATGCCGAATTCCTCCGCTGTGAGCGGCCCCGCCTTCAGGAGGATGGCGTCGGGGATGCCGATCTTGCCGACGTCGTGCATCGGCGAGGCCATGGCGATGCCGTCTACGAACTCGCGCGACATGCCGAGCTGCTCGGCCAGCCGCTTGGCGTAGAGGCCGATGCGGGAGATGTGCTTGCCGGTATCCTCGTCCCTCAACTCGGCCGCGGCGGTCAGCCTCTCGATGGTCTCCCGGCTCATGCTGCGCATCTGCACCAGCGCCTCGCCCAGCTCCCGGGTCCGGTCCAGCACCTGGCGCTCCAGTTCCGCCTTGTAGTTCTTCTCCACCAGCAAAAGCCTCTGGTAGTTGATCCCCTTTTCCACCGCATAGATCAGGTAGGGTGTCTTGAAAGGCTTGATGATGAAGTCGAAGGCCCCCTTCTTGATGGCCGACACCGCCATCTCCAGTTCCGCGTACGCCGTCATCAGGATGACGGGGATGTCGCGGTCGAACTCGTGGATCTGCTCCAAAAGCTCGATGCCGGACATCTGCGGCATGTTCACATCGGTGAGAACCACGTCAGGAGGTGACTGGCGCAAGACCTCCAGGGCATCCATGCCGTTTGAGAAAGGATGCACCTCGAAGCCGCTCACAGAGAGGAGCAACGCCACGCTTTCCAAGACATAAGGGTCGTCGTCCACGAGGATGACGCGGCCAGATATGGCTGTTTCCATCACACTTCTCCAGTAGCTTGGGACGTTGATTCGTCTTCTAAGTAGGTTTCGGCAGATTTAATGGGAACTTGAGGGGGAGAATTTTAAGATAAGTCTAAGCAGGGTGGTGGGAAAGG
Encoded here:
- a CDS encoding response regulator, with the translated sequence METAISGRVILVDDDPYVLESVALLLSVSGFEVHPFSNGMDALEVLRQSPPDVVLTDVNMPQMSGIELLEQIHEFDRDIPVILMTAYAELEMAVSAIKKGAFDFIIKPFKTPYLIYAVEKGINYQRLLLVEKNYKAELERQVLDRTRELGEALVQMRSMSRETIERLTAAAELRDEDTGKHISRIGLYAKRLAEQLGMSREFVDGIAMASPMHDVGKIGIPDAILLKAGPLTAEEFGIMKSHTTIGGKILAGSNHLVLQMAASIANTHHERWDGGGYPRGLVGEATPWKGASSCWWTSTTP